The following are from one region of the Vitis riparia cultivar Riparia Gloire de Montpellier isolate 1030 chromosome 9, EGFV_Vit.rip_1.0, whole genome shotgun sequence genome:
- the LOC117922176 gene encoding LOW QUALITY PROTEIN: ras-associated and pleckstrin homology domains-containing protein 1-like (The sequence of the model RefSeq protein was modified relative to this genomic sequence to represent the inferred CDS: deleted 1 base in 1 codon): protein MEEEGATTPFWLPASSGHRRRRSSRSPSSIFLSSGFLIIFLPLTALLFIVFVLPPILSFTSYIFKPNMVKKSWDSLNLVLVLFAIICGFLSRGGGGGGGGGSSDMESSVSEVPEESTQRSNHGHWYEERISGYGGMRRMRSSSSYPDLRQESAWAGGDGRWRSFDDTQLDNHRVLGSHRQLYNRRRYEDQDYCEVKNIDVDNTSMISPKEKVLSHIPPRPPSPPPPPSPPPPPPPPPVVKRKVKRSFQAVAREERRETRENSSFESKRVQAAAPPPPPPPPPPPPLAVERRSEKSDRKRGGATKEFLTSLYYQRNKKKKQRQKSMENLDTILHNSPHSDQPLRPQPSPPPPPPLPPPPNSVFHNLFSSKKGKSKRFLTVPPHPTPPPPPPPASRAYAGKTKTKIALSQSHPYDHPLNASKPPIPEKSSSFNSVDDNPYAGSESLLIPVPPPPPPPPPFKMPDWKFVVHGDYVRIKSTNSSRSGSPDLDYIGSPSSKGPSRSTSLKSETEGGDSAQPLFCPSPDVNTKADTFIARFRAGLKLEKINSIKEKQEVGMSNLGPEPGQAQGSGAVQI, encoded by the exons ATGGAAGAAGAAGGGGCCACAACCCCATTTTGGCTGCCAGCCTCCTCCGGCCACCGGCGCCGCCGCAGCAGCAGATCACCCTCCTCCATCTTCCTCAGCTCGGGCTTTCTCATCATATTCTTGCCTCTCACCGCACTCCTCTTCATAGTCTTTGTTTTGCCTCCTATTCTCTCCTTCACTTCCTACATTTTCAAGCCAAACATGGTGAAGAAGAGCTGGGACTCTCTCAACCTTGTGCTCGTCCTCTTCGCCATCATCTGCGGTTTTCTCAGCcgaggaggtggaggtggaggtggaggtggaagcTCTGATATGGAAAGCAGTGTTTCGGAGGTGCCGGAAGAGAGTACTCAGAGATCAAACCATGGACATTGGTATGAGGAGAGGATCAGTGGATATGGTGGAATGAGGAGGATGAGGAGCAGCAGCTCCTACCCGGATCTCCGGCAAGAGTCTGCATGGGCCGGCGGGGATGGGCGGTGGCGGTCTTTTGATGACACCCAGTTGGATAATCATCGAGTTTTGGGGTCTCATCGCCAGCTTTATAATCGCCGGAGATATGAAGATCAAGATTATTGCGAGGTAAAAAATATAGATGTTGACAACACTTCTATGATTAGTCCCAAGGAGAAAGTTCTTAGTCATATTCCGCCCCGTCCTCCATCTCCGCCACCGCCTCCATCgccgccaccaccaccacctccaccgCCGGTGGTTAAGCGGAAAGTGAAGCGATCTTTTCAGGCAGTTGCAAGGGAAGAAAGGAGAGAAACAAGGGAAAATAGCAGTTTTGAGTCCAAGAGAGTTCAGGCTGCGgcgccgccgccgccgccaccaccaccacctccgccGCCATTGGCAGTGGAGCGGAGGAGTGAGAAAAGTGATCGGAAGAGAGGAGGTGCAACCAAGGAGTTTTTGACCTCACTTTACTATCAAAGgaacaagaaaaagaagcaaagaCAAAAGAGCATGGAAAACTTGGACACCATTCTTCACAATTCACCTCACTCTGATCAGCCTCTCCGACCTCAGCCATCCCCTCCGCCACCACCCCCTCTGCCCCCACCACCAAATTCTGTCTTTCACAATCTGTTCTCCTCCAAGAAAGGCAAATCCAAGAGGTTTCTCACAGTTCCACCg caccccaccccacccccaCCGCCGCCACCAGCTTCAAGAGCATATGCTGGTAAAACCAAGACCAAAATTGCCCTATCACAATCACATCCATACGACCATCCTCTCAATGCCAGTAAACCCCCAATACCGGAAAAATCAAGCAGTTTCAACAGTGTAGATGACAATCCATATGCTGGCAGTGAATCACTATTGATACCAGTACCGCCTCcaccgccgccgccgccgccgttCAAAATGCCGGATTGGAAGTTTGTTGTCCATGGAGATTATGTTAGGATCAAAAGTACGAATAGCTCGCGCAGTGGCTCGCCAGATTTAGACTACATTGGATCCCCATCAAGCAAGGGACCTAGCCGATCAACCAGTCTAAAGTCCGAGACCGAAGGCGGAGACTCGGCCCAGCCATTGTTCTGCCCTAGCCCAGATGTCAACACCAAGGCTGATACCTTCATTGCCAGATTCAGAGCTGGTTTGAAGCTTGAGAAGATCAATTCCATCAAGGAGAAGCAAGAAGTGGGAATGTCAAACCTTGGCCCAGAACCAGGCCAGGCACAAGGCTCAGGGGCCGTTCAGATTTGA